In one window of Lampris incognitus isolate fLamInc1 chromosome 3, fLamInc1.hap2, whole genome shotgun sequence DNA:
- the camk1da gene encoding calcium/calmodulin-dependent protein kinase type 1D, with product MQLVSGGELFDRIVEKGFYTEKDASTLIRQVLDAVNYLHGMGIVHRDLKPENLLYFNPQDESKIMISDFGLSKMEGSGDVMSTACGTPGYVDFGLGDTLVSLDGEPDVGLGDTLVSLDGGPEFGLGDTLVSLDDGGPDVGLGDTLVSLDGGPEFGLGDTLVSLDGEPDVGLGDTLVSLDGEPDVGLGDTLMSLDGEPVVGLGDTLVSLDGGPVVGLGDTLVSLDGEPDVGLGDTLVSLVGEPVVDLGDTLVSLVGEPVVDLGDTLMSLDGEPDVDLGYTLVSLVGEPVVGLGDTVVSLDGEPDVGLGDTLVSLDGEPDVGLGDTLVSLDGEPDVGLGDTLVSLDGEPDVGLGDTLVTGHGSKEWCKERISLCGYPPFYDENDSRLFEQILKADYEFDAPYWDDISDSAKDFISRLMEKDPVKRYTCEQALRHPWIAGDTALCKNIHESVSRQIRKNFAKSKWRQAFNATAVVRHMRRLQLGSSMGSSMDASNPPGRQNQAQKLAPVLPAQSSIQSQGNPGQTNPPGGSQSPGQAAQTQGTNPAPAKMSDVDGSSTALRKECVAAPATPCSLASAASTTAVGSELSRPHPSAVPAPVLTGTK from the exons ggtGTCCGGGGGCGAGTTGTTCGACCGCATCGTGGAGAAAGGCTTCTACACAGAGAAAGACGCCAGCACGCTCATCAGGCAAGTCCTGGACGCCGTCAACTACCTGCACGGGATGGGCATCGTCCACCGGGACCTGAAG CCGGAGAACCTGCTGTATTTTAACCCCCAGGACGAGTCGAAGATCATGATCAGTGACTTTGGCCTCTCGAAGATGGAGGGCAGCGGCGACGTCATGTCCACCGCCTGCGGCACGCCGGGATACGTGG ACTTTGGTCTGGGGGACACCCTCGTGTCACTAGatggtgaaccagatgttggtctGGGGGACACCCTCGTGTCACTAGATGGTGGACCAGAGTTTGGTCTGGGGGACACCCTCGTGTCACTAGatg ATGGTGGACCAGATGTTGGTCTGGGGGACACCCTCGTGTCACTAGATGGTGGACCAGAGTTTGGTCTGGGGGACACCCTCGTGTCACTAGatggtgaaccagatgttggtctGGGGGACACCCTCGTGTCACTAGatggtgaaccagatgttggtctGGGGGACACCCTCATGTCACTAGATGGTGAACCAGTTGTTGGTCTGGGGGACACCCTCGTGTCACTAGATGGTGGACCAGTTGTTGGTCTGGGGGACACCCTCGTGTCACTAGatggtgaaccagatgttggtctGGGGGACACCCTCGTGTCACTAGTTGGTGAACCAGTTGTTGATCTGGGGGACACCCTCGTGTCACTAGTTGGTGAACCAGTTGTTGATCTGGGGGACACCCTCATGTCACTAGATGGTGAACCAGATGTTGATCTAGGGTACACCCTCGTGTCACTAGTTGGTGAACCAGTTGTTGGTCTGGGGGACACCGTCGTGTCACTAGatggtgaaccagatgttggtctGGGGGACACCCTCGTGTCACTAGatggtgaaccagatgttggtctGGGGGACACCCTCGTGTCACTAGatggtgaaccagatgttggtctGGGGGACACCCTCGTGTCACTAGatggtgaaccagatgttggtctGGGGGACACCCTCGTCACTGGGCATGGGAGTAAAGAATG GTGTAAAGAGCGCATCAG CCTGTGTGGATACCCTCCGTTCTACGACGAGAACGACTCCAGACTCTTCGAACAGATCCTGAAAGCCGACTACGAGTTCGATGCGCCCTACTGGGACGACATATCTGATTCAG CCAAGGATTTCATCAGCCGTTTGATGGAAAAGGACCCAGTAAAACGTTACACCTGTGAGCAGGCCCTGAGACACCCATg GATTGCCGGGGACACGGCTCTCTGCAAAAACATCCACGAGTCCGTCAGCCGGCAGATCAGGAAGAACTTCGCCAAGAGCAAGTGGAGG CAAGCGTTCAACGCCACGGCGGTGGTGCGACACATGAGGAGGCTACAGCTGGGCAGCAGTATGGGGAGCAGCATGGAcgcctccaaccctccaggcagACAGAACCAGGCCCAGAAACTGGCGCCGGTCCTGCCTGCCCAGTCCAGCATCCAGAGCCAAGGGAACCCGGGCCAGACTAACCCCCCCGGCGGGAGCCAGAGCCCCGGCCAGGCGGCCCAGACCCAGGGTACCAACCCTGCCCCCGCCAAGATGTCTGATGTGGACGGCTCCAGCACTGCGCTCCGCAAGGAAT GTGTTGCCGCCCCGGCCACGCCCTGCAGTTTGGCGTCCGCAGCCTCCACCACAGCGGTGGGGTCAGAGCTCAGTCGGCCCCACCCCTCGGCGGTTCCTGCTCCGGTGTTAACAGGGACTAAGTGA